One Gossypium arboreum isolate Shixiya-1 chromosome 13, ASM2569848v2, whole genome shotgun sequence genomic window, TCTTTCTGTCCTCCATCAAACACTTTTAAAAGCTACATAAGATTTACGAAGTTTGATGTttagaattttatattttgaggaGTTCTAATTTATGAGATTAAGGGTAGATGGTAGACCTGTCAATTGGACGATGAAGTTGTTTTGGATCAGGTCAATTCGGGTTTTAGGATTTTTAGGCCTGTTTTGGGTCTGGGTTAATTTTAGGTTCAAGTTGTCTTtcaagttttctggggttggtaATTATGCATTTGGGTACATTCGGGTTCGGGTTGGATAGATTTTGGTTGTTTACTTTTTAGGGTCAAATTGTGTTGGGTTTGTTTGGTTCAGGCATTTTGGGTTGATTGAGTTCTTAGATTCGTTTCAAAAGCAATAGGTCTTATTAAGGGTTTTTCATTCAGGAAGACACGTGGAATGGGAGCTGGACGCAAGTTGAGGACCCACAGGAGGAGGCAACGGTGGGCCGATAAGGCATACAAAAAATCCAACCTTGGAAATGAATGGAAGAAGCCATTTGCTGGTTCTTCCCATGCCAAAGGCATTGTCCTTGAGAAGATGTAAGAATTccctgttcttttttttttttttcttttttggtgctTTTGTTTTCATTGAACACTAATTCAATATATGCACTAATGGCTTTATAACATCCAGAGGTATTGAAGCTAAGCAGCCGAACTCTGCTATTAGGAAGTGTGCTAGAGTTCAATTGATCAAGAATGGGAAGAAGATTGCGGCATTCGTCCCAAATGATGGTTGCTTAAACTACATTGAAGAGAATGTAAGTAGAACTTAAGTGAAATTGTATGATATAATTTTTTAAGCGTGCTAAGTAGGCCTATCAATTGGACAAGTTGGGTTGGTTgtggattatattattttaaatcggACCAATTcaggttttaaaaatatttagtcATTGTGTTTTTGGTCATTTTCATGTTTGAGTCATTTTGGGTCAGTGTTGTCTAGGTTTGCACCTAGGTGCCTACATCTCTTGCTTTAGCACTAGGCAACAAAAATGCTCATTCTTTCAAGGCCTCTCGCATGGCAATATAAGGATTCTAGCCCTAAAGAGTGCCCCTTGTGCCCTTGACAACATTGATTTGGGTGGTTCAATTTCAGGTTTAATCATTTTGGATTTGAATGTTTAGGATTTTGGTCTATTTGGGTGTGGGTTTGAGGCTTGGGTCTCTTATGGGTTTTAGGCTTAGTTTAGCAATGCTTCTCATTTAGCAATGCTTCTCAGAAGTGTTTTTGGGAAAAAAGCACTTTTGGGGAGAAGCTAAAATTTTCAGCTTTTGagaattttgggttaattttttGCTTGGGAGAAGCACTTTTTTAGGTCATTTCAAGATTAGTTTGCTTTGGATCGATTCGTTTTGAGTTCAAGCTGTTTCAAGTTTAAGATATTGACTTCTAATTGTCAAAATGAGTTGTATCTTGTTTGGGTTGAGCTGGTCGAGTTTTCTGAGTTCGAATTAGAATTAGAATTGGCAAGTTTAATAATGTTAAGTGCATTAGGTTGCTAATACTTTTCCGATTATAATTGGCTTATGTAGGATGAGGTGTTGATTGCCGGATTTGGACGAAAGGGTCATGCTGTGGGTGATATTCCTGGTGTTAGGTTCAAGGTTGTGAAGGTCTCGGGTGTTTCACTGTTGGCACTTTTCAAAGAGAAGAAAGAGAAGCCTCGATCATAAATTTTGAGGGAGAGGTCTCATCGTCTTCTGTTAGTTCTATTTAGAATAAACTATAGAGATTTTTATTGCTATGTAGTTATTTGGTCAACCTGTTCACtttatcttaattaatattttgtgCTTTTGTACTGATGTTGATGCTTTGATGCTTTGATGCTCTTTTAAACTGTTCTTTCCCCATGCTATgattcaatctagtccttcaaatcataccatttcgagttgatacatttaaaatattttttcatatatttttataatcaacGTACCAATAACATGAAATCACCTATCGTCAAATAGAATCACCACATAagaaccaaaagaaaaaaaaaaaaacaagaactaATTGACGGTGGAGATCAATAATCAAATGAAAATAGTATTGGACATTTTGCACTTTCATGGTCTTAAGCTGTTTAAAAGTAGCATCCCAAGTAGGAGCTCAAATCTGCAATAATCGCTTTTCATCTAATCTAGTAGAACACCTAAACTGCAATTACGAACATcgataaaaaaggaaaaaaaaaaacaaaaaacataaCAGCTTGATTTCCTTTTAAGGTATCATAACCATCTCTCGCTTCTTTAAGATTGGCCAACGAAGGACCCGGTTGCCCTGTAGTAAGCCATATTTGCTGCCTCTCTTTTCATTGTGTTCGGATACAATTATAGATAAACGCACTACGTATTGTTATTTATTATCACGTTTTGAAACAATGATTTAACAAATTAAAGATATTTCCAATTGAACGGCCAAAGATGATTTTTGATTTGCTGATTAAAAGAGATACTACTGATAACCATAATAAATTACTGAAGCACATTATGAAGACATGGAAATGTCAAAAGATTCAATACGGAGAGAAATTACTtgattaaattaactaaattaactaaataaattaatttaatttctaaaattaaataattttctcaatctaattctaatttcattaaattCATAACAATTTTACTGTAATAGaatatatgataaaaatatatttaattttcttatttaataaattcataatgattaactaatttaattctatatttgaatttcaattatttaattacacataaataatttaaagaattttaaattaattcCTAACTCGATTCTTGTATTTAGCAAGAAAACACATTCACTGTCGATAGTGATACGTGCGATCTATTTCTCTTACTTTATCGTTTCTATTCGTTGGTTCCACATGCAACTCATTTACAATTATCTTGAGCTGGTAGAGGGACGAATGGGACATATATAATTACGGCTcagataatttataattaagttatgcctttttgcctattaattataacatttagtcacgaagtcattccattaaaatatcatgactgagctctcccttaTTCTAAACCATTATGAAAGCTACAAAATCGAAGAATATTTGAGAACAAAGTAGCTGAAACTCTTATCAGATaataaatttcaaggacgaaattttctaaagaagggagagttgtaacaactcgttttcagtggtgtcgaaaatagtagtttcgggaacAAAAATATGATGagtgagtccataaatattattattcaaatatagtattatatcaaattttgattCGCTAATTTTTATGATTTCAATTAATAGTTAAGACCAAGTGGTTTGTCCCTAAAGTAAACTAGTTTTAGAAAATAagatatcgggacctcatttctaaaAACTaagcccataaatatttttattaaatatttatggagcgaTTATATAAGTATATTGAAAATTGGTTCAGAagttttgatgtttggatagttaatttaagaaaaaggactaaattgtaaaattgcaAAAGTcaatcgctatagatttttattagttaaatggctTAAAACTTTAAAGTGCAAAGGTTTGAAGGgaaatttaaccttaattaaataaCGTGGATGATTAATGGCTaatgttatgtattttatatgttaaaaatatgtttatttattaataattaaaagttaaatgataaataaaataaaggaatCATCATCTTCTTTTAGCTACACCCGAAATGAACACCCAAAACTGCATTTTTAAAGCTTCTCACATTCGGCAAAGCTTAGATTGATGCATGTAAATGAATTTCTTATCTGTTTctcgtaaattttatgttttgatatcgttgcaactTAATCTAATTAAGTCGTACCTCCGTTTTCAAAATCGTTAAAGATTtctaaagtttccattgatgaatttataatttttttgaagtttgatgatagatttataTGCTTGATAGTTAAATAGGACTATAATGTAAAGTaattttggttaattttaaagtttaaggactaaattgctaaAATAATAAAGTTAGCATAAATTTATGTGAAATTCTAATAAACATGGGTTGCGTGAGAGCCAAGGAACATTCAGTTAGCTTAGTTTGATTTTAATTGtgttaattgtttaagttccgAGTTTAGGACTAAATgatataaaaggtaaaagtttaggataaaagtataaaatttgaTTAATGGGTTAATTATgtgaatttaatatttaaaattatttcaattggataattaaattaaattattatatatagatcaagaaacggATCAATCAATAGAGAAatgcaaaaaagaaaaaattgatgaTTAGTCCTTGGAGTTGTGTTTGCTACAGAATTGGTTTAGGTAGTTTCTACTGGTGTCTTGGTTATAatttgatattaatgttattaattGTACCTATATACAAATTGAGTTATCATTATAGTAAATAATTTGATATATAATAAGTAGAAATGAATTATCTGAAAAGATTTCGATAGATTGAGTAAAAGTTTCATACGTGAGATTTCTATTTGAATATTTGTTCTGGATCAAGCACCTAATGTGTTGTGGACTCAAGTCAACATAAGACTCAGATTTAGCATGGATTAGCTATCCGTTGTCGTTTAATACAGTTACTTAGCTTGGGCCAAGCTAGTTTATCTATGATGTCATTGGTTTAACTCGGAATGGTAACTTGACGCAACTATTTTGTATTTGATTAACTCTTATGAGCATTATATGTTTCTGGACTTACATACTGAGTACTTTTACAAAGATCCATTTACAAAGATCCATCgaaataataaaagttatttgATACAGAATTGTTTCTACAAAGTATAATAAGTTATGAATTATGAATATTTGTATGTTTAAACATTACTGATTTGAATTTCTGAACCATATTGTAACAAGGTTGAAGTTCAATTGATTATATGCTCATAACTACTTAATAAACATATTAAGTAATGATGAAATGTCTGAAATAATTATATGGAATTAGATTTTGAATGGAGAAATTTATATGAATTATTGAAACGAAATGTGATATATagaattattatttgttatatatgtaaatgaaatggtaaaagGAAACGTTTAGACGAAACGACTATATGAAATGGTGATATGCAATAGTTATATGGAATGATCACATGACATGGTTAAGTGAAATGGTTATGTAAAAATATATGTATGAATTGGGACATTGAATATAGatatttgaaatgaaatgtgagggttaaatacatatttGATGGTTGGTTGTATACCAAAAGTGTTATTCATGTATAAGTTTGATATCGTGattaagttatatgttttacatatGAACTCACTAACCTTGTGAGACTTGTGATGTGTATAGGTAATTAACTTGATATTGAATtatcttgtaaaatatttaatatttcatcatttacgGTAAGTTAAAGTTGAAGTTtattacaaacttactaagctttacgtaAGCTTACCTTGTGCTAACTTTTCTTCCTTGTAAATTGTTGGATTCGCGTTGTCGATTGGATTGGTTTTGGAGATCACACTATCTGATAGTTTATTTGGTAACTAATTGTTTATTTTGGtctggttataaatggcatgtatatatGATGTTGTTTATATGTGTTTTAAGCATTATAGATATGTATTGTATTAATCGAAGTATGAGATGTGTTATTGGTGTGAATCTCAACTATTATTTAGTTGATTGTGGTGTAATTGGCAATGGTGTTTCTATATAAGTGCTTTTGACAATATGCTATATGCCTTATAAAAAAAGGTTAAGGTACTACCAAATGGGTACTTTTAGGTTAGGTATAGTAAATAAGGTATAAGTGTATGTTTCATGTTCTTGAGATGCTTGGATACATGTTCTGTGATTTAGTAAATGatgtatgtgaattgaattttaaaTGTTTGAATTGTGGTACTAATGGGTGTACATCGGCTAGATACGTAGGTTGAATGATTTTTGTATGTTTTAAGCTTAGTTGAatgtgttttaaatatgtgaaagtgATAAGAAATGGGTTGGCTTGGTGTCTAAGAATTGGTTGAGGAATTAGCTTGCATTAGAGGTCATTTTGGAAGCACGCggttgtgtgccacacacgattgtatgtctttttaaatttaaaatgtagGTTTTTCCACATGACAtcaatgagttacatggcctggagACTCGGGCATGTGAGGTAGCCACACAGCCTTATTTGAGGCTACATAGGCTGGCTTTTTcgcacggtcgtgtgacccctatttttatttttttcagagTTTTCTGTTTTGTTTCAGGTTAGTCCTTGTTTGTTTTCAAATTGTTCTAAGGTCCCATAGGCTCAATTTAAGGCCGTTTTTGTATGAATACTATGATTATTGATTGGACATTGATTTATagtatttaaattgatttttgaatTGTGTTTAAATATTATCGGATATGTTAATCATCGTAATATACTATGATCCTATTCTAGTGACGGGGACAggttaagagtgttacatttagttgtatcagagatacggtttagttggttctcggattGAACGTTGCATGTattgagtctagaaatacatatCACTTttataacctatgatagtgtgatgaattccaAGCAGTTTGATTTGTTCCCTTATAGATTAAAGATGACAACTGAATCCAATTGAGAAGATTCCAACGGAGTACAGAGTTATGTTCCAACCACCGATCAAGGGGATATGCATGATGTGCCTGATTTTTAAGGGCCTAGTGAAATGGTTTATAGTATCTTTTTTAATGTGATGAATGGCTTGTTTAATGTGTATTTGAGAGTTAATTTAATGGCTCaataacctccaccccctcatccTCAAAGTCCTATTCGATAGAATATTCACAGGCTTCCTATTgattaaaattcaaaaatgttGGGCTGAATAGTTTAAAGGTAATGTGAGTCGTGATTCAACTAGAGCTGGGTACTGTTTAGCAATCACGGAGAGTTTTAGATGAAATGTTATTCTTCTAAAGATTTTCTAAGATGTACCGTGTCACCATTAAAAGACATGGCTTCTCACTAGTAATCGACTTTAACTACTATGGTATAAAAGAAATCAAGATTAATTGGGATTTCTTCCGAATTCAACTCCAAAAGAAATATGTCAGCAAAcaatatttagataagaagaaaAAGGAATTTCTTAAGTTAAAGCTGGGAAACAGATCAGTTGCGAAATACAGACGAGAGTTTGTTcagctcagtaaatatgctcatATAATGGTGCCAATTGGAAAGGAATTGTGTAATAATTTTGAAGACGGATTAATTAATGAGATTAAAATGCTTGTGATTGTAATGGAATTTTGGGAAGTTGTAATTTTATTTGATTACgataaaaaatgaaagaaattagTTATCATGAGGAACAAAGCGAGACAAGAGTTCAAGACtttaataaatgaaatgtatctaGAATGTTTTATATTTCCccatcaagaaaaaaaaaagaatcgagTAGCCATTTTCAGTACCATCAGGGTTTTCTGGCAGAGATAGAATGAAACTGAGTAATGTGAAACCACCGATGACTTAAGTAACCAGTGCGGGTAACATCAAATATGTAAATAGAATTGAATGTAGCCTTTAGGGATGAAATTATTATAGGATTTTTAGATT contains:
- the LOC108466928 gene encoding 40S ribosomal protein S23-like; protein product: MGKTRGMGAGRKLRTHRRRQRWADKAYKKSNLGNEWKKPFAGSSHAKGIVLEKIGIEAKQPNSAIRKCARVQLIKNGKKIAAFVPNDGCLNYIEENDEVLIAGFGRKGHAVGDIPGVRFKVVKVSGVSLLALFKEKKEKPRS